In Paenibacillus sonchi, a single genomic region encodes these proteins:
- a CDS encoding type II secretion system F family protein: MMFMLLLAFIGLTAGCMLILQLTPYALAQELSELLSHLSIRSQSLAKRIRAVQHPKKLKGWRATVHEAQAILEQTGHSQRFGLLIAGSLSLALIGSMLAIFMNNLWLLPIMAGGFALLPFWGVLFSSTFYKKRLGSELETALSVITTSYLRNENILAAIEENLPYLNPPVADVFQVFLAETKLIHANLRLAILQLKGRINNTVFQEWCDALITCQDDRTLKSTLMPIVAKLSDMRVVSAELDYLLYEPLKEFLTMAMLLVGNIPLLYFLNRDWFHTLTTSTPGHIVLSICALALFVSLAAVIRLTRPLEYKR, encoded by the coding sequence ATGATGTTTATGCTGCTGTTAGCTTTTATCGGTTTAACTGCAGGCTGCATGCTGATCCTTCAACTCACTCCTTATGCATTAGCTCAAGAACTCTCCGAACTACTCTCCCATTTGTCTATTCGAAGTCAATCATTAGCAAAACGAATCCGTGCTGTTCAGCACCCCAAAAAGCTTAAGGGCTGGAGAGCTACAGTCCATGAAGCTCAAGCCATTCTAGAACAGACGGGGCATAGTCAACGGTTTGGTTTGCTTATCGCCGGTTCATTATCCTTAGCACTTATAGGATCTATGCTGGCAATCTTCATGAACAATTTATGGCTGTTACCCATAATGGCTGGAGGATTTGCCCTGCTTCCTTTTTGGGGTGTCTTGTTCAGCTCCACATTCTACAAGAAGCGGCTTGGTAGTGAATTAGAAACGGCTCTTTCCGTCATTACCACCTCCTACCTGCGTAACGAGAATATTCTGGCAGCCATTGAAGAAAATCTCCCTTACTTGAATCCTCCCGTAGCAGATGTGTTTCAAGTGTTCCTAGCTGAAACTAAACTGATTCATGCCAACCTTAGACTGGCGATTCTACAGCTTAAAGGACGGATTAATAATACCGTCTTTCAAGAGTGGTGTGATGCCCTGATTACCTGTCAGGATGATCGAACGTTGAAATCCACACTCATGCCCATTGTCGCCAAATTATCCGATATGCGTGTTGTCTCGGCGGAGCTTGACTATTTACTCTATGAGCCGTTAAAAGAATTTCTAACCATGGCTATGCTACTCGTCGGCAATATTCCCTTACTTTATTTTCTGAATCGCGACTGGTTCCATACATTGACTACCAGCACTCCTGGGCATATCGTGCTTTCAATCTGCGCATTGGCATTGTTTGTCTCACTGGCAGCAGTGATCCGACTTACACGTCCTCTGGAATATAAACGGTAA
- a CDS encoding RadC family protein: MGQDYLDNRMVKEYIQSLHQLTGIPLDKLENYGNTNNLMNALEHPHSLELTSMQLQKVEQLNEFLISHRVLQWEVENTQRKITSPDLAGSYFSAFLLGLRDRERFMVAFLDNGNHVIETRIISEGGLTEAPVYPRNILKAALNCDCTSIIMAHNHPGGSLKPSWEDMEMTKRMVAIFEPLHIGILDHIIIGNAGFTSLAQMGQLPKAAEEVISYEAITLKSLEEVERYIPAPYPEPIWDGVVREEEWER; this comes from the coding sequence ATGGGCCAAGACTACCTTGATAATAGAATGGTCAAAGAATATATCCAATCCCTTCATCAGTTAACGGGAATTCCACTCGATAAATTAGAGAACTATGGAAATACCAATAACCTGATGAATGCTCTGGAGCATCCCCATTCCCTGGAACTTACTTCAATGCAACTACAGAAAGTAGAACAGCTCAATGAATTTCTCATCTCCCATCGTGTTCTGCAGTGGGAAGTGGAAAATACACAGCGTAAAATCACATCTCCTGATCTGGCAGGAAGCTACTTCTCCGCATTTTTACTAGGTCTTAGAGATCGAGAACGCTTCATGGTTGCCTTCTTAGATAATGGTAACCATGTGATTGAAACACGAATTATTTCTGAAGGTGGTCTCACCGAAGCTCCCGTTTATCCCCGCAATATTTTAAAGGCTGCGCTGAATTGTGACTGCACATCCATCATTATGGCACATAACCATCCGGGGGGAAGCCTGAAACCATCTTGGGAGGATATGGAAATGACTAAACGAATGGTTGCGATCTTTGAACCGCTCCATATTGGTATTTTGGATCACATCATTATTGGTAATGCTGGCTTTACTTCACTTGCACAGATGGGACAATTACCAAAAGCAGCTGAAGAGGTGATTAGTTACGAGGCTATCACCCTCAAAAGTCTGGAGGAAGTCGAACGGTATATTCCCGCTCCTTACCCAGAACCCATATGGGATGGTGTAGTACGTGAGGAAGAATGGGAGCGCTAA
- a CDS encoding DUF6550 family protein, giving the protein MTPQPTLSETPVLQPEKGQKNIEVPITQPAKTQKPTQPPKPKVKASTKPQSPASTPAYEEKTTQPNKQKDEPKAGAKNNDGKVYVPGFGWVEDQGDNKGNTSESDGDWNKQVGSMD; this is encoded by the coding sequence ATTACCCCTCAGCCTACCCTATCTGAAACTCCTGTACTTCAGCCGGAAAAGGGACAGAAGAATATTGAAGTACCTATTACCCAACCTGCAAAAACACAAAAACCTACCCAGCCGCCTAAGCCAAAAGTTAAGGCATCTACAAAACCTCAATCTCCTGCTTCTACTCCAGCTTATGAGGAAAAGACAACTCAACCAAATAAACAAAAGGATGAACCCAAAGCTGGAGCCAAAAATAATGATGGGAAGGTATACGTTCCTGGCTTTGGATGGGTTGAGGACCAAGGAGACAATAAGGGGAACACCAGTGAATCAGATGGCGATTGGAACAAACAGGTAGGGTCAATGGACTAG
- a CDS encoding C39 family peptidase — protein MDPFTVKLLSKIALKIASDEQTRKRMLMLILVPAATLLVLIAMVLQLLTSPLESLKIWLSADETPIVNEMRIDYGFTQILQNTDEGYAESQGQQYEGVTFKDGSREVVYYNQMDSRWANKPYGPRDTIGVSGCGPTSLAIVVSTFTEKSIDPVTMTKWAYENGYLAEGTGSYHSLIPDGAQHFGLNVQGATQKDQQTIINALSSEKLVVAIMGKGHFTFSGHFMVLRGVTSEGKILVADPASRKRSEQEWDFSIILNEARKNAAAGGPFWIISGKEN, from the coding sequence TTGGATCCCTTCACCGTGAAGTTACTTTCCAAAATAGCCCTGAAAATTGCTTCCGACGAACAAACTCGCAAACGAATGTTGATGCTTATTTTAGTACCGGCAGCCACCTTGTTAGTTCTCATCGCTATGGTTCTACAACTGCTTACCTCCCCCTTAGAGTCACTCAAAATATGGCTCTCGGCTGATGAAACTCCCATTGTAAATGAAATGCGTATCGATTATGGTTTCACCCAAATTCTACAAAACACCGACGAAGGATATGCGGAAAGCCAGGGACAGCAATATGAGGGAGTAACGTTTAAGGATGGAAGTCGCGAAGTTGTCTATTACAACCAAATGGACTCCCGTTGGGCAAATAAGCCTTACGGTCCTAGAGATACCATTGGAGTGTCTGGATGCGGTCCAACTTCATTAGCAATTGTTGTATCGACGTTTACAGAGAAAAGTATCGATCCTGTGACTATGACTAAGTGGGCCTATGAAAATGGTTATTTGGCAGAAGGAACTGGTAGCTACCATAGTTTAATTCCTGATGGTGCTCAGCATTTTGGTTTGAATGTTCAAGGAGCTACTCAAAAAGACCAACAAACCATCATTAATGCCTTATCTAGTGAAAAACTGGTTGTTGCCATTATGGGTAAAGGTCACTTCACTTTTTCAGGGCATTTCATGGTCCTTCGAGGCGTCACATCTGAAGGCAAGATTCTTGTCGCCGATCCAGCCAGTCGAAAGCGAAGCGAGCAGGAATGGGATTTCTCCATTATTTTAAATGAAGCCCGAAAAAATGCAGCAGCAGGTGGCCCCTTCTGGATCATAAGCGGAAAGGAGAACTGA
- a CDS encoding VirB4 family type IV secretion system protein has protein sequence MKPTSPSLSVNPSLLNAVTPMGLEFSRNGLVIGEQTAKMYGVIQYPPKADVGWLSTLTNMPSTMVSIGFQPIDNSALISAISKSITQNRSMADSVKDPLTRQRADKAATDGENIMMQIDQNGETVGLMNVMVMPFAEDEKQFTRACRRVENTFSMMRCKIRNLAHLQKEGFRHLSPMYPAQDQIGDILNKIMPMSTFVGGFPFASSGFNDETGYYFAKDASGGLVIVDTWKRGGDRTNSNIVIMGVAGVGKSTAVKHVALSEYMKGTKIIFIDPESEYRELCQRLNGDWINAGGGSNGRINPLQIRPAPRDEEDEQFPLYKDEGHGMSDMALHLKNLEIFFNLYIPDLTMMQKAVLKQCLIELYNQFLITWTTDITKLSQQRLPYFF, from the coding sequence TTGAAACCCACATCTCCATCTTTATCTGTGAATCCTTCGCTTTTAAACGCAGTCACTCCTATGGGCCTGGAGTTTTCTCGGAACGGCCTTGTGATTGGTGAACAAACAGCTAAAATGTATGGCGTCATTCAGTATCCTCCCAAAGCCGATGTCGGTTGGCTCTCCACTCTAACCAATATGCCATCTACCATGGTATCCATTGGTTTTCAACCTATAGACAATAGCGCCTTAATCTCAGCAATATCCAAATCTATTACACAAAATCGCAGCATGGCCGACAGTGTTAAAGATCCTCTAACCCGTCAACGAGCAGACAAGGCGGCTACCGATGGTGAGAACATTATGATGCAGATCGACCAAAACGGTGAAACGGTTGGCCTTATGAATGTAATGGTCATGCCATTTGCAGAAGATGAAAAGCAGTTTACTCGGGCATGTAGACGTGTTGAAAATACCTTCAGTATGATGCGCTGCAAAATTCGAAACCTGGCCCATCTTCAAAAAGAGGGCTTTCGTCACCTATCCCCCATGTACCCGGCACAAGATCAAATTGGAGATATCCTTAACAAAATCATGCCGATGAGTACCTTCGTGGGAGGCTTCCCCTTTGCAAGCTCTGGCTTCAACGACGAAACGGGTTATTATTTCGCTAAGGACGCTAGCGGCGGATTGGTCATCGTCGATACATGGAAACGCGGGGGCGACCGGACCAATTCCAACATCGTCATTATGGGCGTAGCTGGCGTAGGTAAATCTACAGCTGTAAAACATGTGGCACTTAGTGAATACATGAAGGGTACCAAAATTATTTTTATTGATCCAGAATCGGAATATAGGGAGCTTTGCCAGAGGCTAAATGGCGACTGGATTAACGCCGGCGGTGGATCGAATGGTAGAATCAATCCACTGCAAATTCGTCCAGCTCCCCGCGATGAAGAGGATGAGCAATTTCCGCTTTATAAAGATGAAGGTCACGGTATGTCTGATATGGCGCTGCATCTGAAAAATCTAGAAATCTTCTTTAACCTCTATATCCCTGACCTGACCATGATGCAAAAAGCTGTCCTTAAGCAATGTTTGATTGAGTTGTATAATCAGTTTCTAATTACGTGGACCACAGATATTACGAAACTCAGCCAGCAGCGACTTCCCTACTTTTTCTGA
- a CDS encoding type IV secretory system conjugative DNA transfer family protein, producing MDTHTLQNTSENIKRTQYFNLLSWCWEQMSQDRTERVLLICDECYLMIDPNVPQSLVFLRNVEKRARKYEASLAIISHSVVDFLAPEVKMYGQALLDIPCIKILMGTDGKNLQETRELYNLTDAEEELLASKKREHALLMIGSKRLHIHFDIPEYKFSYMGTAGGR from the coding sequence TTGGACACCCATACTCTTCAGAATACTTCTGAGAATATCAAGCGAACCCAATACTTTAACCTCTTATCCTGGTGCTGGGAGCAAATGTCTCAGGATCGGACAGAGCGGGTGCTGCTGATCTGTGATGAGTGTTATTTGATGATCGACCCTAACGTCCCGCAGAGCCTAGTATTCTTACGAAATGTAGAGAAACGCGCTCGAAAATATGAAGCCAGCCTTGCGATTATCTCTCATAGTGTCGTGGACTTTCTAGCCCCTGAAGTCAAGATGTACGGGCAAGCGCTACTGGATATACCTTGTATCAAAATATTGATGGGAACAGACGGGAAAAACCTCCAGGAAACACGAGAGCTTTATAACCTAACCGATGCAGAGGAAGAACTTCTGGCCAGCAAGAAACGCGAACATGCTTTGTTGATGATCGGCTCCAAGAGGCTGCATATCCACTTTGATATCCCGGAATATAAGTTTTCTTATATGGGAACTGCAGGAGGACGATGA
- a CDS encoding TIR domain-containing protein produces the protein MTNRKVRVFIGSSREATDYARALTTQLEYDAEVSPWFAGTFGANSYTMEALEAELDSNDFAAFLFAPDDVAKIRGKYVFITRDNTIFETGLFWGRLGRKRVFAIVPREVAERDDLIKGENVSDFHILSDLSGLTLVHYVPRQSDTKYEAALTTAVSAIKQAIKHEGFYVDPRIKIFEKQGILSYFWHYNKNLPEIELEERYSAFAIGLRNGLVVPAPFQVKGAAIWKKDENDKIKQVAGDVGKGKEYGLKDNEGLEEHEQKIMVVEVFNTGRYDFYDVQGFAQESVLCYPLDRIKTHVASVHIGGIASLTPEEMAGIVTGNGELLRTVMNMIGGVFK, from the coding sequence ATGACCAATCGCAAAGTAAGAGTATTTATTGGTAGCTCAAGAGAAGCAACAGACTACGCAAGAGCACTAACAACTCAGTTAGAGTATGATGCAGAAGTTAGTCCTTGGTTCGCGGGCACATTTGGAGCTAACTCATACACAATGGAAGCACTTGAGGCAGAGTTGGACTCAAATGATTTTGCAGCATTTCTATTTGCACCAGATGATGTTGCTAAAATAAGAGGTAAATATGTATTTATTACTCGCGACAATACAATTTTTGAGACTGGTCTTTTTTGGGGAAGATTAGGTAGAAAACGTGTCTTTGCAATAGTTCCGCGAGAAGTTGCTGAACGTGATGATCTAATTAAGGGTGAGAATGTGAGTGACTTTCATATTCTGTCAGATTTAAGTGGATTAACGTTGGTACATTATGTTCCGCGTCAAAGTGATACGAAGTATGAAGCTGCTTTAACTACAGCAGTCAGTGCGATAAAACAGGCCATTAAGCATGAAGGATTTTATGTGGACCCTAGAATCAAAATATTTGAAAAACAAGGTATACTTTCGTACTTTTGGCATTATAATAAAAACCTTCCAGAAATTGAACTGGAGGAAAGATATTCTGCATTTGCAATAGGGCTTCGTAATGGACTGGTTGTTCCAGCACCTTTTCAAGTTAAGGGAGCTGCTATATGGAAAAAAGATGAAAATGATAAGATAAAGCAAGTTGCAGGAGATGTAGGGAAAGGAAAAGAATATGGCTTGAAAGATAATGAGGGCTTAGAGGAACATGAACAAAAAATCATGGTGGTAGAGGTCTTTAATACAGGTCGGTATGACTTTTATGATGTTCAAGGCTTTGCACAAGAGTCGGTACTATGCTATCCTTTAGATAGGATTAAAACGCATGTGGCCTCGGTGCATATTGGTGGGATTGCATCGCTTACTCCCGAGGAAATGGCAGGTATTGTAACAGGTAATGGTGAGCTTTTACGGACTGTCATGAACATGATAGGAGGTGTTTTTAAATGA